The Metabacillus schmidteae genome includes a region encoding these proteins:
- a CDS encoding type II secretion system protein yields the protein MWVKDRLLNGRGLTLIEVMTVVVILGIVAAIAVPGVLGYINSTKADVCDVNRNQLERDYEVHLMIESKEHSDVAFSGYFLRYEAKVCPEFGVINYVDGEVHCSVHDHIESDEEEDKGVGVPFL from the coding sequence ATGTGGGTAAAAGATCGATTGTTGAATGGTAGAGGCTTAACGTTAATTGAAGTGATGACTGTAGTTGTTATTTTGGGGATTGTAGCAGCAATTGCAGTTCCTGGAGTTTTAGGATATATAAATAGTACAAAGGCTGATGTTTGTGATGTTAATAGGAATCAGCTGGAAAGGGATTATGAGGTACATTTGATGATTGAGAGTAAAGAGCATTCGGATGTTGCTTTTAGTGGTTATTTTCTTAGGTATGAAGCTAAGGTTTGTCCTGAGTTTGGTGTGATTAATTATGTAGATGGTGAAGTTCATTGTAGTGTGCATGACCATATTGAGAGTGATGAGGAAGAAGATAAAGGAGTGGGAGTACCTTTTTTGTAG
- a CDS encoding DegT/DnrJ/EryC1/StrS family aminotransferase, translating to MKERIFLSSPHMSDEGYEMQYIKEAFDTNWIAPLGENVNGFERELAEKVGSKAAAALSSGTAAIHLALKAAGVGEGDIVFCPTLTFSATANPIIYQNAIPVFIDSDYETWNMSPKALEEAFEKYPEVKAVIVVHLYGLPADMDKIMEICKKHNVAVIEDAAESLGTYYKGKHTGTFGDYGIFSFNGNKIITTSGGGMLVSDNEERIAKARFWATQSRDQARHYQHSELGFNYRMSNVVAGIGRGQLKVLDQRVAKKNYILEFYKRELGGLEGVEFMPSNEWDEPNYWLSSITLTGKVRPIDIFNALETENIESRPVWKPMHLQPFFEKYDFVGEGISEKLFENGVCLPSDTKMTDEDLERVVETIKGLWFK from the coding sequence GTGAAAGAAAGAATATTCCTCTCTTCACCCCATATGAGTGATGAAGGTTATGAAATGCAATATATAAAGGAAGCTTTTGATACAAACTGGATTGCTCCCCTTGGTGAAAACGTAAATGGATTCGAAAGAGAACTGGCTGAAAAAGTTGGCTCTAAAGCGGCTGCGGCATTGTCTTCAGGAACAGCTGCTATTCATTTGGCTCTCAAAGCAGCAGGAGTTGGAGAAGGGGATATTGTATTCTGTCCGACACTGACTTTCTCTGCTACTGCAAATCCAATCATCTATCAAAATGCCATTCCTGTTTTTATAGATAGTGATTATGAAACGTGGAATATGAGTCCGAAGGCATTGGAAGAAGCATTTGAAAAATATCCAGAAGTAAAGGCAGTAATTGTTGTTCATTTATATGGCTTACCCGCTGATATGGACAAGATAATGGAGATTTGTAAGAAACATAATGTAGCGGTTATAGAAGATGCTGCTGAGTCATTAGGTACTTACTATAAAGGTAAGCATACAGGGACTTTTGGGGATTATGGCATCTTCTCTTTTAATGGAAATAAGATTATCACAACTTCTGGTGGCGGGATGCTTGTTTCTGATAACGAAGAACGTATTGCAAAAGCTAGATTCTGGGCCACTCAATCTAGAGACCAAGCAAGACATTATCAACATAGCGAATTAGGATTTAATTATCGTATGAGTAATGTTGTTGCTGGGATTGGTAGAGGGCAGCTTAAAGTGTTGGATCAGAGAGTTGCTAAGAAGAATTATATCTTAGAGTTTTATAAGAGAGAACTTGGTGGGCTTGAAGGTGTTGAATTCATGCCTAGTAATGAATGGGATGAACCGAATTACTGGCTAAGTTCGATTACGTTGACTGGTAAAGTACGACCAATTGATATATTTAATGCATTGGAAACAGAGAATATTGAGTCAAGGCCGGTTTGGAAACCGATGCATCTGCAACCGTTCTTTGAAAAGTATGATTTTGTGGGTGAAGGTATATCGGAAAAGTTGTTTGAGAATGGGGTTTGTTTGCCGTCTGATACGAAGATGACAGATGAGGACTTAGAAAGAGTAGTGGAGACTATTAAGGGGTTGTGGTTTAAATAA
- a CDS encoding sugar transferase, producing MKNSKGGIYRRFIKRPMDIMLSLIAIVVLSPILLVVAILVRTKLGSPVLFKQKRPGLNEEIFLMYKFRTMTDERDDRGELLPDSVRLTKFGRLLRSTSLDELPELFNILKGDMSIIGPRPLLVQYLPLYNNHQKRRHEVRPGLSGLAQVSGRNAISWEDKFNLDVEYVDNVSFIEDWKIIFLTIKKVFVREGINSETAATIEPFKGTKKERMEI from the coding sequence ATGAAGAATTCCAAAGGTGGTATTTATAGAAGGTTTATAAAAAGACCGATGGATATCATGCTATCGTTAATCGCCATTGTTGTTCTTAGTCCGATACTTCTAGTAGTTGCAATTCTTGTGAGAACGAAATTAGGTAGTCCTGTTCTATTCAAGCAAAAGAGACCTGGGCTTAATGAAGAGATTTTTCTGATGTATAAGTTCAGGACTATGACGGATGAAAGAGATGATAGAGGGGAGTTACTACCTGACAGTGTTAGGTTGACGAAGTTTGGTAGGTTACTACGTTCTACATCTCTTGATGAACTACCCGAACTTTTTAATATTTTGAAGGGTGATATGTCCATTATCGGCCCTAGGCCACTTTTGGTGCAATATTTACCATTGTATAACAATCATCAAAAACGACGTCATGAAGTAAGACCAGGGCTATCTGGTTTAGCGCAGGTTAGTGGTAGAAATGCGATTAGTTGGGAAGATAAATTTAATCTCGATGTTGAGTATGTGGACAATGTAAGTTTCATTGAGGATTGGAAGATAATATTTTTGACCATAAAAAAGGTTTTCGTTAGAGAGGGTATTAATTCAGAAACTGCTGCAACAATTGAGCCTTTTAAGGGAACCAAAAAGGAAAGAATGGAAATATGA
- a CDS encoding acetyltransferase, with the protein MKNKLLIIGASGHGKVVADIAIKMNKWQSIAFLDDDKIIKSSMGLEVIGTSDDVFTHIDEYDIFVGIGNNATRQRVHEMLETFGASIPVLIHPDAVIGSYVDIGIGTAIMAGVIVNCCTKIGKSCIINTGSTIDHDNDIEDFVHISPGAHLAGTVKVGQGSWLGIASVVSNNINITNGCKVGAGSVVVKDISKPGVYVGTPARKLD; encoded by the coding sequence ATGAAAAACAAACTTTTAATAATTGGTGCTAGCGGCCACGGAAAAGTTGTTGCGGATATTGCAATAAAAATGAATAAATGGCAGAGTATTGCTTTTTTAGATGACGACAAAATCATTAAATCATCAATGGGTTTAGAAGTCATTGGAACTTCAGATGATGTTTTTACACATATAGATGAGTACGATATATTTGTTGGTATTGGGAATAATGCTACGAGACAAAGGGTTCATGAAATGCTTGAAACATTTGGGGCTAGTATTCCGGTATTAATTCACCCGGATGCAGTTATAGGGTCATATGTAGATATAGGAATTGGGACAGCTATTATGGCGGGAGTAATTGTTAACTGTTGTACCAAAATTGGTAAAAGCTGCATTATTAATACAGGTTCCACAATTGACCATGACAATGATATTGAAGATTTTGTTCATATTTCACCAGGTGCTCATTTAGCAGGCACGGTCAAGGTTGGACAAGGATCTTGGTTAGGTATTGCCAGTGTAGTTAGTAATAATATAAACATCACCAACGGATGTAAAGTTGGTGCTGGTTCTGTAGTGGTTAAGGACATATCTAAACCAGGAGTTTATGTTGGCACTCCTGCGAGAAAACTAGATTAA
- a CDS encoding glycosyltransferase family 4 protein: protein MKKKKIWLWNHYATDMYKNRGGRHYWFADNLIKQGYEVTVFCANTYHNKSEYINTKNKKYATDTVDDIPFVFVKTTTALGNGIDRVKNMGLFYINLFSVAKEYAKLHGRPDIILASSVHPLTMVAGIQIAKKLNVPCICEIRDLWPEAIFSFDKAKEKSLLGRILTAGEHWIYKKADALIFTKEGDTDYIIEKKWDTEQGGDINLDKCYYINNGVDVEGFQISSTENKVEDDDLNADKFNVIYVGAIRPVNNVGNVLDAASILKDEEDIQFLIYGDGNQKDMLDQRVAEEKLTNVKMKGFVSKRSIPYILSKSSVNILNYSQTQYNWARGNSSNKLFEYMASSKPIISTVKMGYSIINKYKCGIELEKSTPEELADAILKIKNMSEDQYYMMGQNARNGAKDFDFKKLTMKLVDVIDSVDRNKEKEVSTKYKEVI, encoded by the coding sequence TTGAAGAAAAAAAAGATATGGTTATGGAATCATTATGCGACTGATATGTATAAAAACCGTGGAGGACGGCATTATTGGTTTGCGGACAATCTCATTAAGCAAGGATATGAAGTAACGGTCTTTTGTGCAAATACCTATCATAACAAATCAGAATATATCAATACAAAAAATAAGAAGTATGCCACCGATACTGTGGATGATATTCCTTTTGTTTTTGTAAAGACCACAACGGCCTTAGGGAATGGGATTGATAGAGTAAAAAACATGGGGTTATTTTATATTAATCTATTCTCTGTCGCAAAGGAATATGCAAAGTTACATGGTAGACCTGATATTATTCTTGCTTCAAGTGTGCACCCATTAACTATGGTTGCGGGAATCCAGATAGCTAAGAAACTTAATGTTCCCTGTATATGTGAAATACGAGATTTATGGCCGGAAGCTATATTTTCGTTTGATAAAGCCAAAGAGAAAAGCCTATTAGGACGTATTTTAACAGCAGGAGAGCACTGGATTTATAAAAAGGCAGATGCTCTTATTTTCACTAAAGAGGGAGATACTGACTATATAATTGAAAAGAAATGGGACACTGAACAAGGTGGAGATATCAATCTTGATAAATGTTATTACATCAACAATGGCGTCGATGTAGAAGGGTTTCAAATATCATCTACTGAAAATAAGGTTGAAGACGATGATTTAAATGCTGATAAGTTTAACGTGATTTATGTAGGAGCGATACGACCGGTTAATAATGTGGGTAATGTCCTAGATGCAGCATCAATATTAAAGGATGAGGAAGATATTCAGTTTTTGATTTATGGTGATGGTAATCAAAAGGATATGCTAGATCAGAGAGTTGCTGAAGAAAAGCTAACTAATGTTAAAATGAAAGGTTTTGTAAGTAAACGCTCGATACCCTATATACTAAGTAAATCATCAGTAAATATTCTTAACTATTCTCAGACGCAATACAATTGGGCTAGAGGGAATAGTTCTAACAAATTATTTGAATATATGGCTTCAAGTAAACCGATTATTTCAACGGTGAAAATGGGTTATTCAATAATAAATAAGTATAAATGTGGAATTGAGTTAGAAAAAAGTACGCCAGAAGAATTGGCTGATGCAATTTTGAAAATAAAGAACATGTCTGAAGATCAGTATTACATGATGGGACAAAATGCTAGAAATGGAGCAAAGGATTTTGATTTTAAGAAACTAACTATGAAATTGGTTGATGTGATAGATAGTGTTGATAGAAACAAAGAAAAAGAGGTTTCTACGAAATATAAGGAAGTAATATAA